A stretch of DNA from Synergistaceae bacterium:
CAAATAAAAAGCGAGCCTCAAAAAAAGCCCGCCTCTTTCATTCATAAAATTTTATTTCTTTGCTCCGGCCACTATTGCAAGAATCTCATCAAGTTCGGCCTGTGTGCAAATTCCTTCTTCTAGAACTTGTTTATATACCGGCTGTGCTGCTTCTTTGAAGGCTTGTAACTCTTCAGCTGTCGGCATATAGACTTCTGCACCGCTCTTGATAATAGTCTGTCTTGCTTCTTCTGAATTCTTGTCGATTAATTCGTCGTTGTAGTCGCCCATTTCGTCAGCTGCTTTCATGATTGCCGCTCTGTACTCTTCAGGGAGTGAGTGCCACCACTCTGCATTTACGTAGAAGGGATCCGGGTGGAACTGGTAATTAACGCCTGTAAAATATTTCTGGACCTCATAGAATTTCATTCCGACGACGTTGACCCACGGATTTTCTTGGCCGTCAGCGACTCCGGTCTTGAGTGCCATATACAAATCAGCATAGGGAACTGTTGTTGTAGTTGCGCCCAGTGCTCTAAATGTCATGTCTATAGTCTTCATTCCGTTGGTGCGCATTTTGAGGCCTTGCAAGTCAGCAGGTTTCTTAATAGGGTGCTTATTCGTTGAGAATTGACGGTAACCGCCCGCATCACACAAATTAATAATTACTGTTCCTGTAGTCTTCTCGGCTTCGGCGCAGACTTTTTTAGCAAGATCACTCTTTAACAATGCTGTAACTTCCG
This window harbors:
- a CDS encoding TRAP transporter substrate-binding protein, translating into MRKFLTLVCVSALVLSCVSAFAADYEMIVGHAQPEGNPRYVSMEKFAADVEKLTDGHVKVTVFGNGQLGTEKEMLEQVVQGVAQGMRGGQFDFSPRLLMFTLPFLTNTRAEVTALLKSDLAKKVCAEAEKTTGTVIINLCDAGGYRQFSTNKHPIKKPADLQGLKMRTNGMKTIDMTFRALGATTTTVPYADLYMALKTGVADGQENPWVNVVGMKFYEVQKYFTGVNYQFHPDPFYVNAEWWHSLPEEYRAAIMKAADEMGDYNDELIDKNSEEARQTIIKSGAEVYMPTAEELQAFKEAAQPVYKQVLEEGICTQAELDEILAIVAGAKK